A region of Terriglobales bacterium DNA encodes the following proteins:
- a CDS encoding four helix bundle protein codes for MKDFHDLKVWEKSHAFALEAYSLTAAFPVDERFGLTAQIRRAASSIPANIAEGCGRSGNGEFSRFLYIAMGSACELEYHLLLARDLKLIDPEEYKRGVARVLEVKRMLAALISKVNSER; via the coding sequence GTGAAGGACTTTCATGACCTGAAGGTCTGGGAGAAGTCGCATGCGTTTGCCCTTGAAGCCTACTCACTCACAGCAGCATTTCCCGTCGACGAACGCTTCGGTTTGACCGCGCAGATCCGCCGCGCTGCCTCGTCCATACCTGCGAACATTGCCGAAGGCTGCGGGCGAAGTGGAAACGGTGAGTTCTCACGGTTCCTCTATATAGCCATGGGCTCCGCGTGCGAGTTGGAATATCATCTGCTGCTTGCAAGGGACCTGAAACTCATCGACCCGGAAGAATACAAGCGAGGTGTGGCTCGAGTTCTTGAAGTCAAGCGCATGCTCGCTGCCTTGATCTCTAAAGTGAACTCTGAGCGATAG
- a CDS encoding phosphoglycerate kinase: MPKLSIRDLPLQGKRVFTRVDFNVPLSDDGKVADDTRIRETLPTIDYALRHGARLVLASHLGRPKGKPNPKMSLKPAAERLAELDQEQMYAAHVGFAPDCVGADVEALVAKLKPGEALVLENLRFHPEEEANDENFSRALARLADFYVNDAFGTAHRAHASTVGITKFVEKSAAGFLMEKELQYLGRALESPEHPFVAILGGAKVSDKIEVIRNLIPKVDALLIGGGMAYTFLKASGIKVGKSLVEEDKLVLARNLLAEANEQGVKFMLPVDHVIAEKIDAAATTSVVGESGIPDEKMGLDIGPETVSAFVAEIAKAKTIVWNGPMGVFEVAPFAAGTMAVAQAVAANRGAVSIVGGGDSVAAVKAAGVANHITHISTGGGASLEFLEGKKLPGVEALTDKK; the protein is encoded by the coding sequence ATGCCCAAACTTTCAATCAGAGACTTACCGCTGCAAGGCAAGAGAGTTTTTACCCGCGTCGACTTCAACGTCCCGCTCTCCGACGACGGCAAGGTCGCCGATGACACCCGCATCCGCGAGACCCTGCCCACCATTGACTATGCGCTGCGCCATGGGGCGCGGCTGGTGCTGGCTTCGCACCTCGGCCGTCCCAAGGGCAAGCCCAACCCAAAGATGAGCCTGAAGCCGGCGGCTGAGCGTCTGGCCGAGCTCGACCAGGAGCAGATGTACGCCGCGCACGTGGGTTTTGCGCCGGATTGTGTGGGCGCGGACGTCGAGGCCCTGGTTGCGAAGCTCAAGCCCGGTGAAGCGCTGGTACTCGAGAACCTGCGCTTCCATCCCGAAGAAGAAGCGAACGACGAGAATTTTTCGCGCGCGCTGGCCCGCCTGGCGGATTTCTATGTCAACGACGCCTTCGGCACCGCGCATCGCGCGCACGCTTCGACGGTCGGCATCACGAAGTTCGTCGAGAAATCCGCGGCCGGATTCCTGATGGAAAAAGAGCTGCAATACCTGGGCCGGGCGCTGGAGAGTCCCGAGCATCCGTTCGTCGCCATCCTGGGCGGCGCCAAGGTGTCGGACAAGATCGAGGTCATCCGCAACCTCATCCCCAAGGTGGACGCGCTGCTCATCGGCGGCGGCATGGCCTATACCTTCCTGAAAGCCTCGGGAATCAAGGTCGGCAAGTCGCTGGTCGAGGAAGACAAGCTGGTGCTGGCGCGCAACCTCCTGGCGGAAGCTAACGAGCAGGGCGTGAAGTTCATGCTGCCCGTCGATCACGTCATCGCGGAAAAGATTGACGCAGCGGCGACGACCTCGGTGGTAGGCGAGAGTGGCATTCCCGACGAAAAGATGGGCCTCGATATCGGGCCGGAAACCGTGAGCGCGTTCGTGGCCGAGATCGCCAAGGCCAAGACCATAGTGTGGAACGGACCCATGGGCGTGTTCGAGGTCGCACCCTTCGCCGCCGGCACCATGGCCGTGGCCCAGGCCGTGGCCGCCAACCGCGGCGCAGTTTCCATCGTGGGCGGCGGAGACTCGGTGGCCGCGGTCAAGGCCGCCGGCGTCGCCAACCACATTACGCATATCTCTACCGGCGGCGGCGCGTCGCTCGAGTTCCTGGAGGGCAAGAAACTGCCCGGCGTAGAGGCGCTGACGGACAAGAAATAA
- the tpiA gene encoding triose-phosphate isomerase codes for MRTKLIAANWKMYKTPAEAQAFVRDFLPLIAGHTRDEITLCAPFVCLPALVEAVRGSTLGVGAQDMFWEKEGAYTGEISAGMLTAVGCTHVILGHSERRQYFGETDDSVNKKLERALEAGLIPIVCVGEVTEEREAGLTEDVLRRQCSRAFRGISAKKAAKLVIAYEPVWAIGTGKTATPQLASDAHGVIRHEAAKSFGQTFADGLRILYGGSVKPDNASALMAEPEIDGALVGGASLDPRSFAAIVKY; via the coding sequence ATGCGAACCAAACTGATTGCTGCCAACTGGAAAATGTACAAGACCCCGGCCGAGGCCCAGGCCTTCGTGCGCGACTTTTTGCCGCTCATCGCCGGGCACACCCGGGACGAGATCACGCTGTGCGCGCCCTTCGTCTGCCTGCCGGCCCTGGTCGAAGCCGTGCGCGGAAGTACGTTGGGCGTGGGCGCCCAGGACATGTTCTGGGAAAAAGAGGGCGCCTACACCGGCGAGATTTCAGCCGGGATGCTCACCGCCGTCGGCTGCACCCACGTCATCCTGGGACACTCCGAACGCCGGCAGTACTTCGGCGAGACCGACGACAGCGTGAACAAGAAACTGGAGCGCGCGCTGGAGGCCGGCCTGATCCCTATCGTCTGCGTCGGCGAGGTGACCGAAGAGCGCGAAGCCGGGCTGACCGAGGACGTCCTGCGGCGACAGTGTTCGCGCGCCTTCCGCGGCATCTCCGCGAAAAAAGCCGCGAAGCTGGTGATTGCTTACGAGCCGGTGTGGGCCATCGGGACGGGCAAGACGGCCACTCCGCAACTGGCCTCCGACGCCCACGGCGTCATCCGTCACGAGGCCGCGAAATCCTTCGGCCAAACCTTCGCCGACGGGTTGCGCATCCTCTACGGTGGCAGCGTCAAGCCCGACAACGCCTCTGCCCTGATGGCGGAGCCGGAGATCGACGGCGCACTGGTCGGCGGCGCCTCCCTCGACCCCAGGTCCTTCGCTGCCATTGTGAAGTATTAG
- the secG gene encoding preprotein translocase subunit SecG, with protein MILALTIVHVLVCLFLIVVVLLQHGKSADIAAAFGGMGSQTAFGPRGTATLLSKATTVAAIVFLLTSITLTMLYTRQRPGSGSVLEGEKPAATETQPAPPAQQPAQQPAQPPATPQQ; from the coding sequence ATGATCCTTGCGTTGACCATCGTGCACGTGCTGGTTTGCCTGTTCCTGATCGTGGTGGTGCTGCTGCAGCATGGGAAGAGTGCGGACATCGCGGCGGCCTTCGGGGGCATGGGGAGCCAGACGGCGTTCGGGCCGCGAGGGACGGCTACGCTGCTCTCCAAGGCGACGACGGTGGCGGCCATCGTGTTCCTGCTGACTTCGATCACCCTGACCATGCTGTACACGCGGCAGAGGCCAGGCAGCGGTTCGGTGCTGGAGGGCGAAAAGCCGGCCGCGACAGAGACGCAACCCGCTCCGCCTGCCCAGCAGCCCGCGCAGCAGCCGGCCCAGCCACCGGCGACGCCGCAACAGTAA
- a CDS encoding TetR/AcrR family transcriptional regulator, translating to MRQAAKTLFAERGYEATTTAAIARMAGTSQSQLIKHFVDKQGVLAAIFQDAWERINPALRLALGSIASPRERMRVLRDMVLSFLEQDEALRKLMLLEARRVRGDGHMTVLVPGFLEFIGIVDGVLEEMAAGGELDPRLPPQAVRSALMGTFEGLLRDRLLAETSGFPAAYTETDMRSVFQTFLASVVRK from the coding sequence TTGCGGCAAGCCGCCAAGACGCTGTTCGCGGAGCGGGGATATGAGGCCACGACGACGGCCGCCATCGCGCGCATGGCGGGTACCAGCCAGTCACAGCTCATCAAGCATTTCGTAGACAAGCAGGGAGTGCTGGCGGCCATCTTCCAGGACGCCTGGGAAAGGATCAACCCGGCGCTGCGGCTGGCCCTGGGGAGCATCGCCTCGCCACGGGAAAGGATGCGCGTACTACGGGACATGGTGCTGAGCTTCCTGGAACAGGACGAGGCCTTGCGCAAGCTGATGCTGCTGGAGGCCCGGCGGGTGCGGGGCGACGGACACATGACGGTGCTCGTGCCGGGGTTCCTGGAATTCATCGGCATCGTGGATGGCGTGCTGGAGGAGATGGCCGCGGGGGGAGAACTCGACCCGCGGCTGCCGCCCCAGGCAGTACGTTCTGCGTTGATGGGAACCTTCGAGGGTCTGCTCCGCGACCGGCTGCTGGCGGAGACTTCGGGCTTCCCTGCCGCTTACACGGAGACGGACATGCGCAGCGTGTTCCAGACCTTTCTGGCTTCGGTGGTGAGGAAGTAG
- a CDS encoding MBL fold metallo-hydrolase, with translation MIHEILPVGPLQCNCSIVGDEGTREAMVIDPGDDIEDILAVVSRHGLTVKQIVITHAHIDHIGGAMKLKAATGAPVLMNQNDHAILNLLQEHARWLGMKPPGKVETDAGLEDAATVRAGGIRAEVMHTPGHTEGSVCLYIPEEKTLIAGDTLFAGSIGRTDLPGGSSRKIMESLRERVMKLPDETLVVPGHGPLTQIGRERETNPFVLGLVRL, from the coding sequence ATGATCCACGAGATCCTGCCGGTGGGGCCGTTGCAATGCAATTGCTCGATCGTGGGCGATGAGGGCACGCGCGAAGCCATGGTCATCGACCCGGGCGATGACATCGAAGACATCCTTGCGGTCGTGAGCCGTCATGGATTGACGGTGAAGCAGATCGTCATCACGCACGCGCACATCGACCACATCGGCGGCGCCATGAAGCTCAAGGCGGCGACGGGAGCGCCGGTGCTGATGAACCAGAACGACCACGCCATCCTCAACCTGCTGCAAGAGCACGCGCGCTGGCTGGGCATGAAGCCGCCGGGGAAGGTGGAGACCGACGCCGGCCTGGAAGATGCGGCCACGGTGCGGGCGGGCGGCATCAGGGCCGAGGTGATGCACACGCCGGGACACACCGAGGGCAGCGTGTGCCTGTACATCCCGGAAGAGAAGACCTTGATTGCGGGCGATACGCTGTTCGCGGGGAGCATCGGGCGGACGGACCTGCCGGGCGGGTCGTCGCGCAAGATCATGGAGTCGCTGCGCGAGCGGGTGATGAAGCTGCCGGACGAGACGCTGGTGGTGCCGGGGCACGGACCGCTGACCCAGATCGGACGCGAGCGGGAGACGAATCCGTTCGTGTTGGGGCTGGTGAGGTTGTAA
- a CDS encoding O-acetyl-ADP-ribose deacetylase encodes MSYRIGSATIDLLQGNIVHQDVDAIVNAANTSLLGGGGVDGAIHRAAGPELLAECRVLGGCPTGEARITKGYRLKARYVIHAVGPVYGRRPRDAELLAAAHRNALELAARHGLRSVAFPAISTGAYGYPLDEAAPIALTTVRDFLASQGQSEHKQIELVRFVLFDAQALSAFERAADRLFS; translated from the coding sequence ATGTCCTATCGGATCGGCTCCGCCACCATCGACCTCCTCCAGGGCAACATCGTCCATCAGGACGTAGACGCCATTGTCAACGCCGCCAACACTTCGCTGCTCGGAGGCGGCGGCGTCGATGGCGCCATCCACCGCGCCGCCGGCCCGGAGCTGCTCGCCGAGTGCCGCGTGCTCGGCGGATGTCCCACCGGCGAGGCCCGCATCACCAAGGGGTATCGGCTGAAGGCCCGCTACGTCATCCACGCCGTCGGCCCGGTCTACGGCCGTCGCCCGCGCGACGCCGAGCTGCTCGCCGCCGCCCACCGCAACGCGCTCGAGCTGGCCGCGCGCCACGGCCTGCGCTCCGTCGCCTTTCCCGCCATCTCCACCGGCGCTTACGGCTACCCCCTCGATGAAGCCGCCCCCATCGCCCTCACCACCGTCCGTGACTTCCTTGCCTCCCAGGGACAGAGTGAGCACAAGCAGATCGAACTCGTCCGCTTCGTCCTTTTCGACGCCCAGGCCCTCTCCGCCTTCGAACGCGCCGCCGACCGGCTGTTTTCCTGA
- a CDS encoding protein kinase has product MAPPVQKVGKYEVLEVLGKGGMGVVYKAMDPMIDRTVAIKMMTGGFAENPDLLKRFYREARATAMLQHPNIVIVYDLGEHEGNPYLVMEFLEGEALDKVIASRREVSLVQKLDYIIQALNGLSYAHQKGIVHRDIKPGNLIILRDGAVKIVDFGIARMGDASLTRTGQVVGTITYMSPEQINAQVVDGRTDVFSCGVMLYELLTFKLPFDGKDTASTLLKIIHEPPPPLKNYLPVYPPELEECLHRALAKDREERYATAEDFAFDLSRVQESLKKQMVSEYVNKAKESLERSEFSKAKELLQQVLRVDTQHSVARELMHEVQTRMQRQARGEQIKQLRAHAEDALQQKQFDDAISYLEQAITLDKANTELRNLRDEIQAARDRKKKVDEALARAEAAQHDGDLEAAARALQEVLAADPDNTQAKALHAAVSKELQEKSRQKQVQGYLEEARKAISGRKFTSAFEVLTKAEQIDPASPEVHALKNLASSGREQEQRRRDLEKLSTEIQDLLNREQYAQASEQANAALQKFPSDPALLKLKALADKQKETADRKKFVDEQVAEANKLVAAGKQAEALAVLEKAVQKAPGERRLQSLLAVVRDSAEREKAEQRKNEFIAEARKAIGKKDYAAAVKILEEAQDEVEGSAEINDLLQFARDEAVTQARRRKIEAAAEEATRLINDEEFERAVSVLEATMKDTPDEELKVVLVEAKRRFEDFNKKVEGAVTRAKRLLEARNVDEAVSFLEKQPKSFARSNAFTALLEKARTEQDQIKGVSGAIEKSRESATKGDFSNAVKILEACKKTYGETPELKQAIADLEAKRASIAKTALEKAVRDARALLLGRQYAAALKGLDAVADLAPAAPPELRTQWESLRKDASSGASRMQKEVELGKTIVAGSAEAGQTMVAGSAEVEAPAAPARGRPAPARAPSIPQPPLARPPVPPPAPARSPMLMYGAIGVVVVLVLAVGAYFALRKGPVEATAYMEINAVPWGTVKSVTNGDGEAVQLPAETHTPLRLRVPPGEYKVVVAGPSGVEKSETLTVSEESPGSYTPVFEAIDVEQILRTY; this is encoded by the coding sequence ATGGCTCCGCCGGTCCAAAAAGTCGGCAAGTACGAGGTGCTGGAGGTTCTCGGCAAGGGCGGCATGGGTGTGGTCTACAAGGCCATGGATCCCATGATCGACCGCACCGTCGCCATCAAGATGATGACCGGTGGCTTTGCGGAAAACCCCGACCTGCTCAAGCGCTTCTACCGCGAGGCCCGGGCCACGGCGATGTTGCAGCATCCCAACATCGTCATCGTCTACGACTTGGGCGAGCACGAAGGCAACCCCTACCTGGTCATGGAGTTCCTCGAGGGCGAGGCCCTCGACAAGGTCATCGCCTCCCGCCGCGAAGTCTCTCTGGTCCAGAAGCTCGACTACATCATCCAGGCGCTCAACGGCCTGAGCTACGCCCACCAGAAAGGCATCGTCCACCGCGACATCAAGCCCGGCAACCTCATCATCCTCCGCGACGGCGCCGTCAAGATCGTGGACTTCGGTATCGCCCGCATGGGCGACGCTTCGCTCACCCGCACCGGCCAGGTGGTGGGCACCATCACCTACATGTCGCCGGAGCAGATCAACGCCCAGGTTGTCGACGGCCGCACCGACGTCTTCTCCTGCGGCGTCATGCTCTACGAACTGCTCACCTTCAAGCTTCCCTTCGATGGCAAGGACACCGCCTCCACCCTCCTCAAGATCATTCACGAGCCCCCGCCCCCGCTGAAGAACTACCTGCCCGTCTACCCGCCGGAGCTGGAAGAGTGCCTGCACCGTGCTCTCGCCAAGGACCGCGAGGAGCGCTACGCCACCGCCGAGGACTTCGCCTTTGACCTCAGCCGCGTGCAGGAATCGCTCAAGAAGCAGATGGTGAGCGAGTACGTCAACAAGGCCAAGGAATCTCTCGAGCGCAGCGAATTCTCCAAGGCCAAGGAGCTGCTGCAGCAGGTCTTGCGCGTGGACACGCAGCATTCCGTCGCTCGCGAGCTCATGCACGAAGTGCAGACCCGCATGCAGCGCCAGGCTCGCGGCGAGCAGATCAAGCAGCTTCGCGCCCACGCCGAGGACGCCCTCCAGCAGAAGCAATTCGACGACGCCATCAGCTACCTCGAACAGGCCATCACCCTCGACAAGGCCAACACCGAGCTGCGCAACCTCCGCGACGAGATCCAGGCCGCTCGCGACAGGAAGAAGAAGGTCGATGAAGCTCTCGCTCGCGCCGAAGCCGCCCAGCATGATGGCGACCTCGAAGCCGCCGCCAGGGCCCTCCAGGAGGTTCTGGCCGCCGACCCCGATAACACCCAGGCCAAGGCCCTGCATGCCGCCGTCAGCAAGGAACTGCAGGAGAAATCACGCCAGAAGCAGGTGCAGGGATACCTGGAGGAGGCCCGCAAGGCCATCTCCGGGCGCAAGTTTACCTCCGCCTTTGAGGTCCTCACCAAGGCCGAGCAGATCGATCCCGCCAGTCCCGAGGTCCATGCCCTCAAGAACCTTGCCTCCAGCGGCCGCGAGCAGGAGCAGCGCCGCCGCGACCTGGAAAAGCTCAGCACCGAGATCCAGGACCTGCTCAACCGCGAGCAATATGCCCAGGCCTCCGAGCAGGCCAACGCCGCCCTGCAGAAGTTCCCCAGCGATCCCGCCCTGCTCAAGCTCAAGGCCCTGGCCGACAAGCAGAAAGAGACCGCCGACCGCAAGAAGTTCGTGGATGAGCAGGTCGCCGAAGCCAACAAGCTGGTGGCCGCCGGCAAGCAGGCCGAGGCTCTGGCCGTGCTGGAAAAGGCGGTGCAGAAGGCTCCGGGCGAGCGCCGTTTGCAGTCCCTGCTGGCCGTCGTCCGCGACTCCGCCGAGCGCGAAAAGGCCGAGCAGCGCAAGAACGAGTTCATCGCCGAGGCCCGCAAGGCCATTGGCAAGAAGGATTACGCCGCTGCCGTCAAGATCCTGGAGGAAGCCCAGGACGAGGTCGAAGGCTCCGCCGAGATCAACGACCTGCTGCAGTTCGCCCGCGACGAAGCTGTCACCCAGGCCCGCCGCCGCAAGATCGAGGCCGCCGCCGAGGAGGCCACCCGCCTCATCAACGACGAGGAATTCGAGCGCGCCGTCTCCGTCCTCGAAGCCACCATGAAGGACACCCCCGACGAGGAGCTCAAGGTCGTCCTCGTCGAGGCCAAGCGCCGCTTCGAAGACTTCAACAAGAAGGTCGAGGGTGCCGTCACCCGCGCCAAGCGTCTGCTGGAGGCCCGCAACGTCGACGAGGCCGTCAGCTTTCTCGAAAAGCAGCCCAAGTCTTTTGCCCGTTCCAATGCCTTTACCGCTCTGCTGGAGAAGGCCCGCACCGAGCAGGACCAGATCAAGGGCGTTTCCGGCGCCATCGAAAAGTCCCGCGAATCCGCCACCAAGGGCGACTTCTCCAACGCCGTCAAGATTCTCGAGGCCTGCAAGAAGACCTACGGTGAGACTCCGGAGCTCAAGCAGGCCATCGCCGACCTCGAGGCCAAGCGCGCCTCCATCGCCAAGACCGCGCTGGAAAAAGCCGTCCGCGACGCCCGCGCCCTCCTGCTCGGCCGCCAGTATGCCGCCGCACTCAAGGGTCTCGATGCCGTTGCCGACCTCGCTCCCGCCGCGCCTCCCGAGCTGCGCACCCAATGGGAGTCTTTGCGCAAGGACGCCTCCAGTGGCGCCTCCCGCATGCAGAAGGAGGTCGAACTCGGTAAGACCATCGTCGCCGGCTCCGCCGAAGCCGGCCAGACCATGGTCGCCGGCTCCGCCGAGGTGGAAGCTCCTGCCGCTCCCGCCCGTGGCCGCCCCGCGCCCGCTCGTGCGCCCTCCATTCCTCAGCCGCCCCTCGCCCGTCCGCCGGTTCCTCCGCCCGCCCCGGCGCGCTCGCCCATGCTGATGTATGGCGCTATCGGCGTCGTCGTCGTGCTGGTGCTGGCTGTGGGCGCCTACTTCGCCCTGCGCAAGGGACCGGTCGAGGCCACGGCTTACATGGAAATCAATGCCGTACCTTGGGGTACGGTGAAAAGCGTCACCAACGGCGACGGCGAAGCCGTGCAGTTGCCCGCCGAAACCCACACCCCTCTCCGCCTCCGTGTGCCCCCGGGCGAGTACAAGGTCGTGGTCGCGGGTCCCAGCGGCGTCGAAAAGTCGGAAACTCTTACCGTGAGCGAAGAATCCCCGGGCAGCTACACGCCCGTCTTCGAGGCCATCGATGTGGAACAGATCCTCAGAACCTACTGA
- a CDS encoding adenylate/guanylate cyclase domain-containing protein — protein MSNSVTQIISAARGQSDLLAELEKFRRNITVMFTDIKGSTAYFEKYGDVAGLMMVHQCNEELRAIVEAHGGRVVKTIGDAIMATFEDCQQSIRAAVKMQKQLIEFNAPKPPQDHVFIRIGLNYGLGIVKSNDVFGDVVNVASRVESVAQPEQIVISDTMQQQVASSREFNIVHLGRFALKGKEGDRDLYEVLWNEVSHARTTVAHTAVTTVVKAHMVVPKFKLLHIKRDGTVGAEYPLKDGKLMVGRNQGDVTFSNDAQMAPLHGRFYYERGQLFVEDLSNGPGVFVRLVATYTLQDGDVILTGRQMLQFREKTEAMQTAAATGTTIMNMASILKEPVAELVRMTATGPDESVRFPLNDEEIILGRNRGTYIFPDDGFMSGQHAKLYQRGEDFFIEDLGSRNGSFLRVRGTAPVPVGAVVLMGGQMLKVTE, from the coding sequence ATGTCGAACAGCGTCACCCAGATCATTAGTGCGGCGCGCGGCCAGTCGGACCTGCTGGCCGAGCTGGAAAAGTTCCGCCGCAACATCACCGTGATGTTCACCGACATCAAGGGCTCCACCGCCTACTTTGAAAAGTACGGCGACGTGGCCGGCCTGATGATGGTCCACCAGTGCAACGAGGAGCTGCGCGCCATTGTGGAGGCCCACGGCGGCCGCGTCGTCAAGACCATCGGCGACGCCATCATGGCCACCTTCGAGGACTGCCAGCAGTCCATTCGCGCCGCCGTCAAGATGCAGAAGCAGCTCATCGAGTTCAACGCCCCCAAGCCGCCCCAGGACCACGTCTTCATCCGCATCGGGCTGAATTATGGCTTGGGCATCGTGAAGTCCAACGACGTCTTCGGCGACGTCGTCAATGTCGCCTCCCGCGTCGAGAGCGTCGCCCAGCCCGAGCAGATTGTCATCTCCGACACCATGCAGCAGCAGGTCGCCTCCAGCCGCGAGTTCAACATCGTCCACCTCGGGCGTTTCGCTCTCAAGGGTAAGGAAGGCGACCGCGACCTCTACGAGGTGCTGTGGAACGAGGTCTCGCACGCCCGCACCACCGTGGCTCACACCGCCGTCACTACCGTGGTCAAGGCCCACATGGTGGTGCCCAAGTTCAAATTGCTTCACATCAAGCGCGACGGCACCGTCGGCGCCGAGTATCCGCTCAAGGACGGCAAGCTCATGGTCGGCCGCAACCAGGGCGATGTCACCTTTTCCAACGACGCCCAGATGGCCCCTCTGCACGGCCGCTTCTATTACGAGCGCGGCCAGCTCTTTGTCGAGGACCTGTCCAACGGCCCCGGCGTCTTCGTGCGCCTCGTCGCCACCTACACCTTGCAGGACGGCGACGTCATCCTCACCGGCCGTCAGATGCTGCAGTTCCGCGAGAAGACCGAAGCCATGCAGACCGCCGCCGCCACCGGCACCACCATCATGAACATGGCTTCCATCCTGAAAGAGCCCGTGGCCGAGCTGGTCCGCATGACCGCCACCGGCCCCGATGAGAGCGTCCGCTTCCCCCTGAATGACGAGGAGATCATTCTCGGCCGCAACCGCGGTACCTACATTTTCCCCGACGATGGCTTCATGAGCGGCCAGCACGCCAAGCTCTACCAGCGCGGCGAGGACTTCTTCATCGAGGACCTGGGCAGCCGCAACGGCTCGTTCCTGCGCGTGCGCGGCACCGCTCCCGTCCCCGTCGGCGCCGTCGTTCTTATGGGCGGCCAGATGCTGAAGGTGACCGAGTAA